One region of Sebastes fasciatus isolate fSebFas1 chromosome 1, fSebFas1.pri, whole genome shotgun sequence genomic DNA includes:
- the prelp gene encoding prolargin, producing the protein MKAGAGLFSALALFLLMGAVFTERPPRPRKPTKRPAATRKPSVAQPARPAEPEPQEPTDFPPPIIGPPSMIFPDCPRECLCTPNYPNALNCENRNIRVIPVIPLRTHYLYLQNNYIREVTAEAFINATEIRWVNLANNRIHRIDKKVFEKIPALLYLYAQRNHLKEVPSGLPASLEQLRLGRNRISKIPAGAFNKMGNLTLLDLYFNQLSDSDLEKNTFKDLKSLMQLNLAHNALKKMPAGVPNGLIQLFLDKNRINDVPKDYFKGFTHLAFVRLNYNQLSDKGVPKYVFNISTLLDLQLAHNQLTSVPLFNGHLEQLHLNHNTIESINGTQICPYSLEADLSDLSLVPKLRYLRLDGNHLSPPIPLDVIMCFRNLHAIVI; encoded by the exons ATGAAGGCCGGCGCGGGACTCTTCTCTGCATTGGCTCTGTTCCTCCTGATGGGGGCAGTGTTCACCGAGAGACCACCTCGGCCAAGGAAGCCCACCAAGCGCCCAGCCGCCACCAGGAAGCCTTCTGTCGCCCAGCCTGCTAGACCGGCAGAGCCAGAGCCCCAGGAGCCGACAGACTTCCCCCCACCCATCATTGGCCCACCCTCAATGATCTTCCCTGACTGCCCCCGAGAGTGTTTATGCACCCCGAACTACCCCAATGCTCTCAACTGTGAGAACCGGAACATCCGTGTGATCCCGGTCATCCCACTTAGAACCCACTACTTGTACCTGCAGAACAACTACATCAGAGAAGTGACGGCAGAGGCGTTCATCAACGCCACTGAGATCCGCTGGGTCAACTTGGCCAATAACCGCATTCATCGAATAGACAAAAAG GTGTTTGAGAAGATCCCAGCTCTGCTGTACCTCTATGCACAGCGTAACCACCTGAAAGAGGTCCCTTCCGGACTCCCAGCAAGCCTAGAACAGCTCCGCCTTGGTAGGAATCGTATTTCTAAGATTCCTGCTGGTGCCTTCAACAAGATGGGGAACCTGACACTGCTCGACCTGTATTTCAACCAG CTGAGTGACAGTGACCTGGAAAAGAACACATTCAAGGACCTGAAGAGCCTCATGCAGCTCAATCTGGCTCACAACGCCCTGAAAAAGATGCCTGCTGGCGTACCCAATGGCCTCATACAACTGTTCCTGGACAAGAACCGTATAAATGACGTCCCAAA AGACTACTTCAAAGGCTTCACCCACCTGGCGTTTGTGAGGCTGAACTACAACCAGCTGAGTGATAAAGGAGTTCCCAAGTATGTGTTCAACATATCCACCCTACTGGACCTGCAGCTGGCCCACAACCAGCTCACTTCTGTTCCTCTCTTCAATGGCCACCTGGAGCAGCTGCACCTCAACCACAACACCATTGAGA GCATCAATGGCACCCAGATCTGTCCGTACAGCCTGGAGgccgacctgagtgatctcagtCTAGTGCCCAAACTAAG GTACCTGCGTTTGGACGGAAATCACCTGAGCCCCCCCATTCCTCTGGATGTCATCATGTGCTTCAGAAACCTGCACGCTATTGTGATTTAG